A region of the Mesotoga sp. BH458_6_3_2_1 genome:
ATGGTTGTATGGAAGTTCAAAGTTCCAGGCTATTTAGAAAAGTGATTATTGGAGCCACCGGAAGCGCTCTCGCTCTCACTTCTGCGCTTGCGGCCAACTATGAAGACACTATGCCGCTCGAAACCGTGAAGCCTGCCCCGAATCTGGAGGAGGTAATACCTCATCCGGAGCAGAGAGAAGAAGCCATGGCGAAGCTGGCCGAGTTTGAGAGCAGAACTGGGAAACGGCCCAACATACTTGTGTACCTAATGGATGATGTCGGTTGGGGGGACCTTGGTGTTTATGGTGGAGGTGTCGCTGTAGGAGCGCCGACTCCAAACATGGATGCACTTGCAAGAGACGGACTCATGCTTACTTCTGCTTATTCACAACCTTCTTCTTCACCAACCAGGGCGACTCTTCTTACGGGACAGCTCCCAGTCAGGCATGGGATACTAAGGCCAACGCTGTACAACGAGCCCGGAGGACTGACAAATGCCGTTACACTTGCCCAGTTGTTGAGCGATGCCGGCTACGTTACTCAAGCTGTTGGAAAATGGCACATGGGAGAGAATCCCGGTTCTCAGCCTCAAAACGTTGGATTTGATGACTTCTCAGGTTTCCTCAGTGTGTCGGACCTGTACACAGAGTGGCGGGATCCATACTTCTACCCCGAAATTGCCAACAGCGAAGAGAGAACCGAGATGATACGTGAGTGGGCTTTCGAGAAGTACTGGGTTCACGCAGAAAAGGGCGGCACCATCGAACAGATTAAAGAGATAAATATCGAGGTATCTTCACATCTAGACGAGTACTGGAAAGACTACTCGATTGAATTTATTGAAAAGATGGCCGATAGCGACCAGCCGTTCTTCCTTTACCACTGCACGAGGGGAGCTCACTTTGACAACTATCCCAGAGACGAGTATGAGGGGTCGTCTCCGGCCAAGCAGGTTTACAAAGACACAATAGTCGAACTTGACGATATACTGGGTGAGCTGGTCGCAGCGCTCGAGAGAACTGGACAACTCGAGAACACGCTGATTTTCATTGCATCCGACAACGGCCCAGAGATGGAATCATGGCCGGACAGCGCCTATTCGCCGTTTAGAGGTGCGAAAGGTTCAACCTGGGAAGGTGGCGTCAGAGTACCGGCAATCTTCTACTGGAAGGGAATGATAGAA
Encoded here:
- a CDS encoding arylsulfatase, whose translation is MPIRLSESDLGMPLSRLVPWFSTSKKVIQKVNSRGDGCMEVQSSRLFRKVIIGATGSALALTSALAANYEDTMPLETVKPAPNLEEVIPHPEQREEAMAKLAEFESRTGKRPNILVYLMDDVGWGDLGVYGGGVAVGAPTPNMDALARDGLMLTSAYSQPSSSPTRATLLTGQLPVRHGILRPTLYNEPGGLTNAVTLAQLLSDAGYVTQAVGKWHMGENPGSQPQNVGFDDFSGFLSVSDLYTEWRDPYFYPEIANSEERTEMIREWAFEKYWVHAEKGGTIEQIKEINIEVSSHLDEYWKDYSIEFIEKMADSDQPFFLYHCTRGAHFDNYPRDEYEGSSPAKQVYKDTIVELDDILGELVAALERTGQLENTLIFIASDNGPEMESWPDSAYSPFRGAKGSTWEGGVRVPAIFYWKGMIEPGRASDGLFDIADIFNTCLTLAGAADSIPTDRFIDGVDQTSFLLAEEGLTNRKYIYYWLMSYFSAVRVAEYKYVQFAESDSGEGIVNPGGFTGYIMAFPYYHLYNLYLDPKEEHNVSIRKLVFTDLFLEAMKKHIDTFREYPPVVKIITGH